One region of Bacillus zhangzhouensis genomic DNA includes:
- the nth gene encoding endonuclease III, with protein sequence MLSKKQINECLDIIGDMFPEAECELVHANPFELVIAVLLSAQCTDVLVNKVTKTLFQKYKTPEDYLSVPLEELQQDIRSIGLYRNKAKNIQKLCKMLIEEYGGEVPKDRDELVKLPGVGRKTANVVVSVAFGVPAIAVDTHVERVSKRLGICRWKDSVLEVENTLMKKVPKEDWSVTHHRLIFFGRYHCKAQRPQCESCPLLDMCREGQKRLKKGLVKLA encoded by the coding sequence ATGTTATCAAAAAAACAAATCAATGAGTGTTTAGATATTATAGGAGATATGTTTCCAGAGGCTGAGTGTGAGCTTGTTCATGCCAATCCATTTGAGCTTGTGATTGCTGTTCTGCTCTCTGCTCAGTGTACAGACGTGCTTGTAAACAAGGTCACCAAAACGTTATTTCAAAAATATAAAACACCAGAAGACTATTTAAGTGTACCGCTTGAAGAACTGCAGCAAGATATTCGCTCGATTGGTCTTTATCGAAATAAGGCTAAAAACATACAAAAATTGTGTAAAATGCTGATTGAAGAATATGGCGGTGAAGTACCAAAGGACCGTGATGAGCTTGTCAAGCTTCCTGGGGTTGGACGGAAAACAGCAAATGTCGTCGTTTCGGTCGCTTTTGGGGTACCGGCAATAGCAGTAGATACACACGTAGAACGAGTCAGCAAACGCCTAGGCATCTGCCGCTGGAAGGATTCTGTGCTTGAAGTAGAGAATACCTTGATGAAAAAGGTGCCAAAAGAAGATTGGTCTGTGACGCATCACCGCTTGATTTTTTTTGGGAGATATCATTGTAAGGCGCAGCGGCCGCAGTGCGAGTCGTGTCCGCTTCTTGATATGTGCAGAGAAGGGCAGAAGAGGCTGAAAAAAGGACTGGTGAAGCTGGCATGA
- a CDS encoding DnaD domain-containing protein encodes MNRQQFIQMQQMGSTSLPNLLIAHYEQLGLNEPQMMVMLKIKMNEEQGVFFQTFEELSHGMTISAEECAYMVQHLIQKGFISIQPFEDRSGIQHDRYSVEPLWGVLYDFLETKQAKEAQKHHVQAEKSLYALFEEEFGRPLSPLEGETLSIWMDQDHHDAEMIRLALREAVLSGKLNFRYIDRILFEWKKKGLKTAEEAKEHSQHFRSQQKTVSSKEETSTYKRQVPFYNWLEQ; translated from the coding sequence ATGAATAGGCAGCAATTTATTCAAATGCAGCAAATGGGATCGACAAGTTTGCCTAATTTGCTGATTGCTCATTATGAGCAGTTAGGACTGAATGAACCACAGATGATGGTGATGCTCAAGATTAAAATGAATGAAGAACAAGGCGTTTTCTTTCAAACATTTGAAGAGCTGTCTCATGGCATGACCATTTCAGCGGAAGAGTGCGCGTATATGGTTCAGCATCTGATTCAAAAAGGATTTATCTCGATTCAGCCATTTGAAGACAGGTCTGGTATTCAACATGACCGTTACTCAGTCGAACCTTTATGGGGCGTACTGTATGACTTTTTAGAAACAAAACAGGCGAAAGAAGCTCAAAAACATCATGTGCAGGCTGAAAAATCTTTATATGCTTTATTTGAAGAAGAATTCGGCAGACCGCTGTCTCCTCTTGAAGGAGAAACACTTTCGATCTGGATGGATCAAGACCATCATGATGCTGAGATGATTCGGCTAGCACTGAGAGAAGCCGTTTTATCAGGGAAATTAAATTTCCGTTATATTGATCGAATTTTATTTGAGTGGAAGAAGAAAGGGCTGAAAACAGCGGAAGAAGCAAAAGAGCATAGCCAGCATTTCCGTTCTCAGCAGAAAACGGTATCTTCAAAAGAAGAGACGTCCACTTATAAACGACAAGTTCCTTTTTATAATTGGCTGGAACAATAA
- the asnS gene encoding asparagine--tRNA ligase — protein MKTTINQVFKHVDEEVTIGAWIANKRSSGKIAFLQLRDGTGFIQGVVVKAEVEEEVFKLAKSVTQETSVYVTGQVTKDERSPLGFELQVKSIKVIHEATEYPITPKEHGTEFLMDHRHLWLRSKKQHAMMKIRNEIIRATYEYFHQEGFVKVDPPILTGSAPEGTTELFATKYFDEDAYLSQSGQLYMEAAAMALGKVFSFGPTFRAEKSKTKRHLIEFWMIEPEMAFVEFDENLEYQENYVSHVVQSVLENCKVELQTLGRDTGKLENIKAPFPRITYDEAIKFLQEKGFDDIEWGDDFGAPHETAIAESYDKPVFITHYPTSLKPFYMQPAPDREDVVLCADLIAPEGYGEIIGGSERVHDLELLEARLKEHGLDQETYKWYTELRQYGSVPHSGFGLGLERTVAWISGAPHVRETIPFPRLLNRLYP, from the coding sequence TTGAAAACAACGATTAATCAAGTGTTTAAACACGTCGATGAAGAAGTAACGATCGGCGCATGGATTGCGAATAAACGTTCAAGCGGAAAAATTGCATTTTTGCAGCTGCGTGACGGGACAGGCTTTATTCAAGGAGTCGTAGTAAAAGCAGAAGTGGAAGAGGAAGTCTTTAAGCTTGCGAAATCAGTCACACAAGAAACATCTGTCTATGTGACAGGTCAAGTAACAAAAGACGAGCGTTCACCACTAGGTTTTGAATTGCAAGTGAAATCCATTAAAGTAATTCATGAAGCGACAGAATATCCCATTACACCGAAAGAGCACGGAACAGAATTCTTAATGGATCACCGTCATTTATGGCTTCGTTCTAAAAAACAGCATGCCATGATGAAAATCCGAAACGAAATTATTCGTGCTACATATGAATACTTCCATCAAGAAGGTTTCGTGAAAGTAGATCCGCCAATTTTAACTGGAAGTGCTCCTGAAGGCACAACGGAACTGTTTGCTACGAAATATTTTGATGAAGATGCGTACCTTTCTCAAAGTGGCCAGCTTTACATGGAAGCTGCAGCAATGGCACTCGGAAAAGTATTCTCATTTGGCCCAACATTTAGAGCTGAAAAATCTAAAACAAAACGTCATTTAATTGAGTTTTGGATGATCGAGCCTGAGATGGCTTTTGTCGAATTCGATGAAAACCTTGAGTATCAAGAAAATTATGTGTCTCATGTTGTTCAAAGTGTCCTTGAAAACTGTAAAGTGGAGCTGCAAACACTAGGCCGTGATACAGGGAAATTAGAAAACATCAAAGCACCGTTCCCGCGCATCACTTACGATGAAGCGATTAAATTCTTGCAGGAAAAAGGCTTTGATGATATCGAATGGGGAGATGATTTCGGGGCGCCTCACGAAACAGCGATCGCCGAAAGCTATGATAAACCAGTATTTATCACTCATTACCCAACATCATTAAAACCGTTTTATATGCAGCCAGCACCAGATCGTGAAGATGTTGTCCTTTGTGCAGACTTGATTGCACCAGAAGGCTACGGGGAGATTATTGGCGGTTCTGAGCGTGTTCATGATTTAGAGCTGCTTGAAGCAAGATTGAAAGAACATGGGCTTGATCAGGAAACTTACAAATGGTATACAGAATTAAGACAATACGGTTCTGTACCGCATTCAGGTTTTGGTCTTGGACTTGAACGTACAGTTGCTTGGATTAGCGGAGCGCCGCATGTGCGTGAAACCATTCCTTTCCCAAGATTATTAAACCGTTTATACCCTTAA
- the tseB gene encoding cell wall elongation/penicillin-binding protein regulator TseB, with translation MKKIVLIISSVVALVLLIGIISFTWIYQIAMGQKEQGHEAAVERAKKQANIVQVEQVETFVGKEKQYIVEGKNKQNETIYIWVPASTKEKVIAKKAKEGITSNQAVQAVQKENTVSKLKDVKLAREGDVLLWEVTYLNENNQYSFSYVDFLTGRVEKNLTP, from the coding sequence ATGAAAAAAATAGTCTTGATTATTTCATCTGTAGTAGCACTCGTTCTGCTTATTGGCATCATCAGCTTCACGTGGATTTATCAGATTGCCATGGGACAAAAAGAACAAGGGCATGAAGCAGCGGTCGAACGAGCAAAAAAACAAGCAAACATCGTACAAGTGGAGCAAGTGGAAACCTTTGTCGGAAAAGAAAAACAATATATTGTTGAAGGGAAAAACAAACAGAATGAAACGATCTACATTTGGGTTCCTGCCAGCACAAAAGAAAAAGTGATCGCAAAAAAAGCAAAAGAAGGCATTACCTCGAATCAAGCAGTACAAGCCGTTCAAAAGGAGAACACGGTCTCTAAGCTAAAAGATGTCAAATTAGCGAGAGAAGGTGACGTTCTCCTTTGGGAAGTGACGTACTTAAATGAGAACAATCAATATAGCTTCAGCTATGTCGACTTTTTGACAGGACGCGTGGAAAAGAATTTAACACCGTAG
- a CDS encoding YpmA family protein codes for MESKIEVLSTVQIKHSEDLYKIVDLLNRTLKREDLMFGLALDQEDQNQAIFTIYRT; via the coding sequence GTGGAAAGTAAAATAGAGGTACTTTCAACTGTTCAAATTAAGCATTCAGAAGACCTGTACAAAATCGTCGACTTATTGAATAGAACGCTTAAAAGAGAAGATCTCATGTTTGGATTAGCATTAGATCAAGAAGACCAAAATCAAGCGATATTTACGATATATCGCACATAG
- the dinG gene encoding ATP-dependent DNA helicase DinG yields the protein MTDQRFVVVDIETTGNSPKKGDKIIQIAAVVIENGQIVERYSKYVNPGKAIPGFIEQLTGIQQHMVDDAVFFEDIAQEVYDLIQGAYFVAHNVHFDLNFLNDELKVCGKNELDVLAIDTVEISRILYPELEGYKLTELSEELMLPHDHPHRADSDAEVTAMLFLTLLHQLTHTPQNVLKQLRRLSSYLLSDIGLLIKQLETSHVSLEDSLVEVGSFAVKDVTNPISETTHSVGEDDEQLFEEIKKKLPQTVEGYEVREGQLTMMNKVRDVIHERAYALIEAAPGIGKTLAYLIPAALEAKKSGKPVIISTYSILLQQQMLQRDVPLLNQLLPFEPAACVFKGRAHYICLDKFEHVLHEEDDNYDVVLTKAQILMWLLVTETGDLSELNLPSGAANIKDRISCVHMPFTSKKRRFKEYCFYERAKKRAKTADLILTNHRLLLSQTEASSIFQHADVYVIDEAHQFEKTANETLGDSASYIQFHAKLTQLGSLQGGLLKKLKKRFHHAGLQTDTFIEMDEYLNQLQMESDAFFSTVHSFVKRTKPKADINRLIHRVRHHSKHAQWKRIKETASKLCSLLIACEKLYEQQKNELLQKSDQLIDHFAFEAEEYDQVMSFMHTFCSTLYRFIFEPKNDETVWIEIDAKGAKNAVFMHAQPLDTGELLADRFFMNKKSVVLTSGTLTINHRFDYCLERFGLQDFYPHLVQIDSPFELEKQLKVIVPTDMPPITNRDERDYVKQAAQYIKIMEKQQQAKILVLFNSHEMLKAVYEELKTEGMQSALFAQGLTGGSPVKLTKMFKLAKQAILLGTGSFWEGVDFPGSELTTVIMARLPFRPPDSPLIEAKCDAAKKQGKNPFKAVALPEAVLTFKQGAGRLLRSEKDIGTLLILDRRVKTASYGKLFLESLSHAPVHEMSKESLEAYIENLNNEKPLS from the coding sequence ATGACCGATCAAAGGTTTGTTGTCGTTGATATTGAAACCACCGGAAATTCACCTAAAAAGGGTGATAAAATCATTCAAATAGCTGCGGTGGTCATTGAAAATGGACAAATTGTCGAACGGTATTCAAAATATGTGAACCCGGGTAAAGCAATCCCTGGATTTATTGAACAGCTGACAGGCATTCAGCAGCACATGGTTGACGATGCAGTGTTTTTTGAGGATATTGCCCAAGAGGTGTATGATCTTATACAGGGTGCTTATTTTGTTGCGCACAATGTTCATTTTGACTTGAATTTTTTAAATGATGAACTAAAAGTATGCGGGAAAAATGAGCTGGATGTGCTAGCAATTGATACAGTTGAGATTTCTAGAATTCTTTATCCTGAGCTTGAAGGTTATAAGCTCACTGAATTAAGTGAAGAGCTCATGCTTCCACATGACCACCCGCATAGGGCGGATAGTGATGCGGAAGTTACTGCCATGTTATTTTTAACTTTATTACATCAATTAACACATACACCCCAAAATGTGCTGAAGCAGCTGCGCAGATTATCCTCTTATCTCCTAAGTGATATAGGACTTTTAATCAAGCAGCTTGAAACGAGCCATGTTAGCTTGGAAGACTCTTTGGTGGAAGTTGGCTCTTTTGCTGTAAAAGATGTCACCAATCCTATCAGTGAGACGACACATTCAGTAGGTGAAGATGATGAACAGCTTTTTGAGGAAATCAAAAAGAAGCTTCCGCAAACGGTAGAAGGATATGAGGTAAGAGAAGGCCAGCTTACGATGATGAATAAAGTGAGAGATGTAATTCATGAAAGAGCCTATGCATTAATTGAAGCGGCACCGGGTATTGGGAAAACGCTCGCTTACCTCATCCCAGCTGCTCTAGAAGCGAAGAAATCAGGAAAACCTGTCATTATAAGTACATATTCCATACTTTTGCAGCAGCAAATGCTTCAGCGCGATGTGCCGCTGCTGAATCAATTGCTCCCTTTTGAGCCTGCTGCCTGTGTCTTTAAAGGCCGGGCGCATTATATTTGTTTAGATAAGTTTGAGCATGTGCTTCATGAGGAAGATGATAACTATGATGTGGTCTTAACGAAGGCGCAAATTTTAATGTGGCTCCTTGTAACAGAAACAGGTGATTTATCTGAACTGAATTTACCATCAGGAGCTGCCAATATAAAAGACCGGATTTCCTGTGTACATATGCCGTTTACATCGAAAAAGCGCCGCTTTAAAGAGTATTGCTTTTATGAGCGCGCCAAAAAAAGGGCAAAAACGGCTGATTTAATTTTAACGAATCATCGTCTCCTCTTATCACAAACAGAGGCATCGTCTATCTTTCAGCATGCTGACGTATATGTGATAGACGAAGCCCATCAATTTGAGAAAACAGCCAATGAAACACTAGGGGATAGTGCGTCTTATATTCAGTTTCATGCGAAATTAACGCAGCTTGGCTCCTTGCAAGGCGGACTGTTAAAGAAACTGAAAAAGAGATTTCATCATGCAGGGTTACAGACGGACACCTTTATTGAAATGGATGAGTATCTCAATCAGCTTCAAATGGAAAGTGATGCTTTCTTTAGCACCGTTCATTCATTTGTGAAAAGGACAAAACCAAAAGCCGACATCAATCGTCTCATTCATAGAGTACGTCATCATTCAAAGCATGCTCAGTGGAAACGGATTAAAGAAACGGCAAGTAAGCTTTGTTCCTTGTTAATTGCTTGTGAGAAGCTGTATGAGCAGCAAAAAAACGAGCTTCTTCAAAAAAGTGATCAGCTGATAGATCACTTTGCCTTTGAAGCAGAGGAATACGATCAAGTCATGTCGTTTATGCATACTTTTTGCAGTACATTGTACCGGTTTATTTTTGAACCGAAAAACGATGAAACGGTTTGGATTGAAATTGATGCAAAAGGTGCCAAAAATGCTGTCTTTATGCATGCACAGCCGTTAGATACTGGGGAGCTTTTGGCTGATCGTTTCTTTATGAACAAAAAGAGTGTCGTCCTCACATCAGGGACGCTCACCATCAATCACCGTTTTGATTACTGCTTAGAACGGTTTGGCCTGCAAGATTTTTACCCTCATCTTGTGCAAATTGATTCACCTTTCGAACTTGAAAAACAGCTTAAGGTCATTGTTCCAACAGACATGCCGCCGATTACGAATCGTGATGAACGAGATTATGTAAAGCAAGCCGCGCAGTATATTAAGATCATGGAAAAGCAGCAGCAGGCAAAAATATTGGTTTTGTTTAATTCACATGAGATGTTAAAAGCAGTCTATGAAGAGCTAAAAACTGAAGGGATGCAGTCTGCCCTTTTTGCTCAAGGTCTGACAGGCGGAAGCCCTGTAAAATTAACGAAAATGTTCAAATTAGCAAAACAAGCCATTTTACTTGGTACGGGTAGTTTTTGGGAAGGTGTTGATTTTCCGGGATCAGAGCTGACAACCGTGATCATGGCGCGTCTTCCGTTCAGGCCCCCTGATTCTCCGCTCATTGAAGCAAAATGTGATGCAGCTAAAAAACAAGGGAAGAATCCGTTTAAAGCCGTCGCTTTACCAGAAGCTGTGTTAACCTTTAAGCAAGGAGCGGGACGTTTGCTGCGCTCTGAAAAAGACATAGGTACATTGCTGATTTTAGACCGCCGAGTGAAAACCGCTTCATATGGAAAACTATTTTTAGAATCACTCTCTCATGCGCCAGTTCACGAGATGTCAAAAGAGTCACTTGAGGCTTATATAGAAAACCTTAACAACGAAAAGCCGCTGTCATAA
- the panD gene encoding aspartate 1-decarboxylase — MYRTFMTSKLHKATVTEANLHYVGSITIDEDLLDAAGMMANEKVQIVNNHNGARLETYIIPGERKSGVICLNGAAARLVQPGDEVIIIAYGMLSEEEAKTHTPKVVVLNKQNQIEQMIGQEPARTIL, encoded by the coding sequence ATGTATAGAACCTTTATGACATCTAAGCTTCATAAAGCGACGGTAACAGAAGCAAACTTACATTATGTAGGAAGTATTACAATTGACGAGGATTTACTTGATGCAGCAGGTATGATGGCAAATGAGAAAGTACAAATTGTCAATAATCATAATGGCGCGAGACTTGAAACATATATTATTCCTGGCGAAAGAAAGAGCGGTGTCATTTGTCTAAATGGGGCGGCAGCGAGATTGGTTCAGCCAGGGGATGAAGTCATTATTATCGCTTATGGAATGCTGTCAGAAGAAGAAGCAAAGACACATACACCAAAAGTGGTCGTGTTAAATAAACAAAATCAAATTGAACAAATGATTGGGCAAGAGCCTGCGAGAACAATTTTATAA
- the panC gene encoding pantoate--beta-alanine ligase, giving the protein MNVVTHIHELKELIKKYQEKQHSIGFVPTMGFLHEGHLTLAKEARGQNDIVVMSIFVNPLQFGPNEDFESYPRDMERDKRLAEAAGVDILFTPDVKEMYQNEPSITMTVQKRTDVLCGKKRPGHFDGVVTVLTKLFHLVSPTNVYFGLKDAQQVAVIDAMIKDFFFDLHLVSVPTVREEDGLAKSSRNVYLSEKERQEAPALYRALKKGRSAVEKGERDVSRVYQLIEEELVHTGGEIDYIEIYSYPELEPLEQLAGQVILAIAVKFSRARLIDNVIFHVPESGEKHV; this is encoded by the coding sequence ATGAACGTTGTCACCCATATTCACGAGCTAAAAGAATTAATCAAGAAGTATCAAGAAAAGCAGCATTCCATCGGCTTTGTTCCAACGATGGGCTTTCTTCATGAAGGACATCTGACGCTTGCGAAAGAAGCAAGAGGTCAAAATGACATTGTCGTGATGAGTATTTTTGTCAATCCTTTGCAATTTGGCCCAAATGAAGACTTTGAATCCTATCCAAGGGATATGGAAAGAGACAAACGTCTTGCAGAAGCAGCAGGAGTGGATATTTTATTTACACCTGATGTGAAGGAAATGTACCAAAATGAACCATCTATTACGATGACGGTTCAAAAGCGGACAGATGTCTTATGCGGAAAAAAACGTCCAGGACATTTTGACGGTGTTGTCACGGTGCTCACAAAGCTGTTTCATCTTGTGTCACCTACAAATGTCTACTTTGGTCTAAAGGATGCACAGCAAGTCGCTGTGATTGATGCAATGATTAAGGATTTCTTCTTTGATCTTCACCTTGTATCTGTACCGACGGTCAGAGAAGAAGACGGTTTAGCGAAAAGCTCAAGGAATGTGTACTTGTCAGAAAAAGAAAGACAAGAAGCACCCGCTTTATACCGCGCATTAAAAAAAGGACGGTCAGCTGTTGAAAAAGGTGAACGTGATGTCAGTCGTGTGTATCAGCTGATTGAAGAGGAACTTGTTCACACGGGCGGAGAAATTGATTATATTGAGATCTACTCATATCCAGAACTTGAGCCGCTTGAGCAGTTAGCAGGTCAAGTCATTTTGGCGATTGCGGTGAAATTCTCACGGGCAAGACTGATTGATAATGTGATATTCCATGTTCCTGAAAGCGGTGAAAAACATGTATAG
- the panB gene encoding 3-methyl-2-oxobutanoate hydroxymethyltransferase: MKTKLDFFKMKEKNEPIVMLTAYDYPSAKQAEKAEVDMILVGDSLGMVVLGLDSTVQVTMDDMIHHTKAVKRGAKDTFVVTDMPFMSYHYSLEETMKNAARIMQKSGADALKLEGGDGVFESIQALTRGGIPVVSHLGLTPQSVGVLGGYKVQGKDRESAQKLIEDSLKCEEAGAIALVLECVPGGLTKRITEMLRIPVIGIGAGAEADGQVLVYHDVVGYGVSRTPKFVKQYAQIDTVLEEALIQYTKEVKARTFPEDMHTFHIQEEVLDGLYGGIKK; the protein is encoded by the coding sequence ATGAAGACAAAGCTAGATTTTTTTAAAATGAAAGAAAAGAACGAACCTATTGTGATGCTGACCGCATACGACTATCCTTCTGCAAAACAAGCGGAAAAAGCGGAAGTCGACATGATCTTAGTTGGAGATTCACTTGGGATGGTTGTACTTGGACTAGATTCCACAGTTCAAGTCACGATGGATGATATGATCCATCACACAAAAGCAGTGAAAAGAGGCGCAAAAGACACATTTGTTGTGACTGATATGCCATTTATGTCTTACCACTATTCGTTAGAAGAAACAATGAAAAATGCAGCCCGCATCATGCAAAAGAGCGGTGCCGATGCCTTAAAGCTAGAAGGCGGAGATGGAGTATTTGAATCCATTCAAGCTCTAACAAGAGGCGGAATTCCGGTCGTCAGTCATTTAGGCCTCACACCTCAATCAGTTGGTGTACTTGGCGGATATAAGGTGCAAGGAAAAGACCGCGAAAGTGCTCAAAAATTGATTGAAGACAGCTTGAAATGTGAGGAAGCTGGTGCAATCGCACTTGTGCTTGAATGCGTACCAGGCGGACTGACAAAACGAATTACCGAGATGCTGAGAATCCCTGTGATCGGAATTGGTGCAGGAGCTGAGGCAGACGGACAAGTTCTCGTTTACCATGATGTGGTAGGATACGGGGTGTCTAGAACACCTAAGTTTGTGAAACAATACGCGCAAATTGATACGGTTTTAGAAGAAGCGCTCATTCAATATACAAAAGAAGTTAAAGCACGCACATTTCCAGAGGACATGCACACGTTTCATATCCAAGAAGAAGTCCTTGATGGCTTATATGGGGGAATCAAAAAATGA
- a CDS encoding biotin--[acetyl-CoA-carboxylase] ligase, translating into MRSAIRKRLIELFTASSKDFVSSQQICDELGCSRTAVWKHIEDLRKEGYEVEAVRRKGYRLLRKPDKISEDEILFGLETESFGRHIYFQKEVASTQLIAHDLVNEGAPHGTIVVSDHQTNGKGRLQRTWHSPNGTGIWMSLILRPLIPLYKAPQMTLLASVAIAEAIAQQTGLSPSIKWPNDILLNEKKVVGILTELKAEADQVHAVIIGPGINVNQTADDFPDELKDVATSLRMELNEKVDRAALIQQVMSTFEKRYDDYMKQGFGPIKQLWESFAMTIGQHIVARTVNGQYTGKALGINEEGVLLLETKDGIQKIYSADIEIKST; encoded by the coding sequence ATGCGATCCGCAATTAGAAAACGATTAATTGAACTATTTACAGCATCAAGCAAGGATTTTGTCTCAAGTCAACAAATTTGTGATGAGCTTGGCTGCTCTCGAACGGCAGTATGGAAGCATATAGAGGATTTGCGGAAAGAGGGGTATGAGGTAGAAGCAGTCAGAAGAAAAGGATACCGTCTGCTTCGTAAACCGGACAAAATTAGTGAGGACGAAATTCTGTTTGGTCTGGAAACAGAGAGCTTTGGCAGGCATATTTACTTTCAGAAAGAAGTCGCTTCAACTCAGCTGATTGCCCATGATCTTGTCAATGAAGGTGCGCCCCACGGCACAATCGTTGTCAGCGATCATCAGACAAATGGAAAAGGGCGTCTTCAAAGAACGTGGCATTCACCAAATGGGACAGGCATTTGGATGAGTCTCATTCTCCGGCCTCTAATTCCACTGTATAAAGCGCCGCAAATGACGCTTTTGGCATCTGTAGCCATCGCAGAAGCGATTGCGCAGCAAACAGGACTCAGTCCATCTATTAAATGGCCAAACGATATTTTGTTGAATGAAAAAAAGGTCGTTGGCATTCTGACTGAATTAAAAGCAGAAGCTGACCAGGTTCATGCGGTCATTATTGGACCGGGCATTAATGTGAACCAAACAGCTGATGACTTCCCAGATGAACTAAAGGATGTCGCCACAAGTCTGCGAATGGAACTGAATGAAAAAGTGGACCGGGCTGCACTTATACAACAGGTAATGTCCACCTTTGAAAAAAGGTATGATGATTATATGAAGCAAGGGTTTGGACCGATTAAACAACTATGGGAATCGTTTGCGATGACGATCGGTCAACATATTGTTGCTCGCACCGTCAATGGGCAATATACGGGGAAGGCGCTTGGCATCAACGAAGAAGGTGTTTTATTGCTTGAAACAAAGGACGGTATCCAAAAAATCTACTCCGCAGACATTGAGATCAAGTCAACTTGA
- a CDS encoding CCA tRNA nucleotidyltransferase, giving the protein MNEPFTHAIPILHTLHEHGHQAYFVGGAVRDVLLGREIGDIDIATDATPDKVESLFEKTVDVGKEHGTVIVLHDGVSYEVTTFRTESEYEDFRRPKEVVFITSLKEDLLRRDLTINAMAMDINGKVIDHVGGKQDIKRKRIQTVGDPACRFQEDALRMMRAVRFLSQLGFELADETAEAIKKDKHLLANISVERKKIEMEKLLKGRHCEQAIQVLISTKLYEELPGLKEDRLHESFQTFPYYLLDGLEEVWGACIHLLGLDEEEAADFLKEWKLSTKLLKDAVAISKYVDCDWDAENMFEAGEHVLLSSLKITQLKHERRIFFDELEAAKRSYNALPIKKLQDLAVSGKDLMAFRQKTSGKWIAQELNLVKKAVLQNRLENRKEAIEEWLKACDPQLEND; this is encoded by the coding sequence ATGAATGAACCATTCACACATGCGATCCCTATATTACATACACTGCACGAACATGGGCATCAGGCTTACTTTGTCGGCGGAGCGGTGAGAGATGTTCTATTAGGACGGGAAATTGGCGATATCGATATTGCGACAGATGCAACACCTGATAAGGTTGAATCCTTATTTGAAAAAACAGTAGATGTCGGTAAGGAGCATGGCACTGTCATTGTTTTGCATGATGGTGTCAGCTATGAGGTTACGACGTTTCGAACGGAATCAGAATATGAAGATTTTCGCAGACCGAAAGAAGTGGTGTTTATCACGTCTTTGAAGGAAGACCTTTTAAGAAGAGATTTAACGATTAATGCGATGGCTATGGATATAAATGGGAAAGTCATTGATCATGTAGGTGGTAAACAGGATATTAAGCGGAAACGAATTCAAACCGTAGGAGATCCTGCGTGCCGCTTTCAAGAAGATGCGCTTCGGATGATGAGAGCTGTCCGTTTTTTAAGCCAGCTTGGCTTTGAGCTCGCTGATGAGACGGCTGAAGCTATAAAAAAAGATAAGCATCTGCTTGCCAATATATCGGTTGAGCGCAAAAAGATTGAAATGGAGAAGCTTTTAAAAGGCCGTCATTGTGAGCAGGCCATTCAAGTGCTCATTTCAACCAAGTTATATGAAGAATTACCAGGTCTCAAAGAGGATCGTCTTCATGAATCCTTTCAAACCTTTCCCTATTACTTACTGGATGGACTAGAAGAGGTATGGGGGGCTTGCATCCATTTGCTCGGCTTAGATGAAGAGGAGGCTGCGGACTTCTTAAAAGAATGGAAGCTGTCAACGAAGCTTTTAAAAGACGCAGTAGCCATTAGTAAATATGTTGATTGTGACTGGGATGCGGAAAACATGTTTGAAGCTGGTGAACACGTGCTTTTATCTAGTTTGAAGATCACGCAGCTAAAACATGAGCGCCGCATTTTCTTTGATGAGCTGGAGGCAGCGAAGCGTTCTTATAATGCACTGCCGATTAAAAAGCTCCAAGACCTCGCTGTTTCAGGAAAAGATTTAATGGCCTTTCGGCAAAAGACGTCTGGGAAATGGATTGCACAAGAGCTTAATTTGGTGAAAAAAGCCGTTTTGCAAAACCGTTTAGAAAACCGAAAAGAAGCCATAGAGGAGTGGCTTAAAGCATGCGATCCGCAATTAGAAAACGATTAA